A single region of the Melioribacteraceae bacterium 4301-Me genome encodes:
- a CDS encoding SUMF1/EgtB/PvdO family nonheme iron enzyme translates to MRKNSSDYFLFAFVLIIICGFASTKAIAQKSNSFVNSTGIKMIYIPNGSFLMGEMNTTKPDSTMEYLTNGDYDEKPVHKVTITKPFYISETEITVEQYKKFKPGYVGVRKYYPYATGINWYDAVEFCKWLSKKEGKIYRLPTEAEWEYACKANSNTLYSTGDSLTDLPNAWGLKNLHNEIAEWCYDWYGLYPYKDQVDPVGPDTGFAKVVRGAGLDRQTPYYSRSANRASIAPTFPPMSNKEMLDLQKKNAFASVNQGKQEEKPQGFKDVNIYKNFYRDVLNNEGNSNIGFRIVLASMPKTKPIRVNKPYVFECVKQNKNLVDIGPSPDKPFFRKRYLLPIPPENTPIDKLKDISVTGLSSSFLRHNHSPALEVLPNGDVLAIYFSAVEEITPDVSLIAARLRFGADEWDMPSPFLDFADVDDTSPMLWRDNDTVRFYWGNNKLDSGFPFQWISSNDNGATWSQVYFPIFETPIGPHSAQPINTAFRDKAGNIYVACDGIGAKSELWVSKNNGKTWIDTGGRTAGRHTSFVLLKDGRILGMGGKSSNIDGYMPASISSDGGKTWKIEKTPFASLGSNQRPIIIRLKSGRLFMAGDFQDINGFQPKGITQRGSYVALSDDEGMTWHIKKLIGTQFHEEQDKAEKMHGETIGYTVARQAPNGNIHLITSMNEPCLHFEFNEAWILSSDSTTKIDIHQDNPPVTKINDVKEYIEKYPNGKLKAKWYAGIADNGRYLLHGKEVFYYSNGKVQKEAEYDKGKKIGTENYYDEKGRKLWSWKYNKDGTAIWTTYWENGNKKTESTWRDKRCIGNAYEWDVSGKLIRQVKFIDGVPQ, encoded by the coding sequence ATGAGAAAAAACAGTTCAGATTATTTTCTTTTTGCCTTTGTGTTAATAATTATTTGTGGTTTTGCGAGTACAAAAGCTATTGCTCAAAAATCCAACTCATTTGTTAATTCCACAGGGATAAAAATGATTTACATCCCTAATGGTTCATTTTTGATGGGTGAAATGAATACCACCAAACCCGATTCGACTATGGAGTATTTAACAAATGGCGATTATGATGAAAAACCAGTTCACAAAGTTACAATCACCAAGCCGTTTTATATTTCTGAAACTGAAATTACAGTAGAACAATACAAAAAATTCAAACCAGGCTATGTTGGAGTAAGAAAATATTATCCTTATGCAACAGGAATTAATTGGTATGACGCAGTTGAATTTTGCAAATGGCTTAGCAAAAAAGAAGGGAAAATATATCGTCTGCCAACTGAAGCCGAATGGGAATACGCATGCAAAGCTAATTCTAATACACTTTATTCTACTGGCGATTCATTGACTGATTTACCTAATGCTTGGGGACTAAAAAACCTTCATAATGAAATCGCTGAATGGTGTTATGACTGGTATGGATTATATCCTTACAAAGACCAAGTTGACCCTGTGGGTCCAGATACTGGATTTGCCAAAGTTGTAAGAGGCGCTGGGTTAGATAGACAAACTCCATATTATTCACGCTCGGCAAATAGAGCAAGCATCGCACCCACTTTTCCCCCAATGTCTAACAAAGAAATGCTTGATTTACAGAAAAAAAATGCTTTTGCTTCCGTTAATCAAGGTAAACAAGAAGAAAAACCGCAAGGTTTTAAGGATGTAAATATTTATAAGAATTTTTACAGAGACGTCTTGAACAATGAAGGCAATTCTAATATTGGCTTTAGAATTGTATTGGCATCAATGCCTAAAACTAAACCAATTAGAGTAAATAAACCTTATGTTTTTGAATGTGTAAAACAAAATAAAAATTTAGTTGATATTGGACCATCACCTGATAAACCCTTTTTTAGAAAAAGATATTTACTTCCTATTCCGCCAGAAAATACTCCTATAGATAAATTAAAAGATATTTCTGTAACAGGCTTATCTTCATCTTTTCTTAGACATAATCACAGTCCCGCATTAGAAGTATTGCCAAACGGTGATGTGCTGGCAATCTATTTTTCAGCAGTTGAAGAAATTACACCTGATGTATCACTAATTGCTGCACGATTAAGATTTGGTGCTGATGAGTGGGATATGCCAAGTCCTTTTTTAGATTTTGCTGATGTTGACGATACTTCTCCAATGCTGTGGAGAGATAATGACACAGTTCGTTTTTACTGGGGGAATAATAAACTCGATTCGGGATTTCCTTTTCAGTGGATTTCTAGTAATGATAATGGTGCAACATGGAGTCAAGTTTACTTTCCAATATTCGAGACACCAATCGGTCCGCATTCAGCACAACCAATAAACACAGCTTTTAGAGATAAAGCTGGTAATATTTATGTAGCTTGTGATGGTATTGGTGCCAAATCTGAACTATGGGTCAGTAAAAACAACGGCAAAACATGGATAGATACAGGCGGAAGAACCGCTGGCAGGCATACAAGTTTTGTCTTATTAAAAGATGGAAGAATTCTTGGAATGGGAGGCAAAAGCAGTAACATTGATGGATATATGCCTGCATCAATTTCTTCTGACGGCGGGAAGACCTGGAAAATTGAAAAAACACCTTTCGCTTCGTTGGGAAGCAACCAACGACCAATAATAATAAGATTAAAAAGCGGTCGACTTTTTATGGCTGGCGATTTCCAAGATATAAATGGTTTTCAACCAAAAGGAATTACACAGCGCGGTTCTTACGTTGCTTTATCTGATGATGAAGGAATGACCTGGCACATTAAAAAATTAATAGGTACACAATTTCATGAAGAACAAGATAAAGCTGAAAAAATGCACGGGGAAACAATCGGATACACTGTTGCTCGACAAGCTCCCAATGGCAATATTCATTTAATAACTTCTATGAACGAACCATGTCTTCATTTTGAATTTAATGAAGCCTGGATTTTGAGTTCGGATTCAACTACAAAAATTGATATTCACCAAGATAATCCTCCAGTTACAAAGATTAATGATGTTAAAGAGTATATTGAAAAATATCCTAATGGAAAACTGAAGGCTAAGTGGTATGCTGGAATTGCAGATAATGGACGGTACCTTCTTCATGGTAAAGAAGTTTTTTACTACAGCAACGGAAAAGTTCAAAAAGAAGCTGAATATGACAAAGGGAAAAAAATTGGAACCGAAAATTACTATGATGAAAAAGGCAGAAAATTGTGGAGCTGGAAATATAATAAAGATGGTACTGCTATTTGGACAACTTATTGGGAAAACGGAAACAAGAAAACAGAATCAACTTGGAGGGATAAAAGATGTATTGGAAATGCTTACGAGTGGGACGTTAGCGGCAAATTAATTCGACAAGTAAAATTTATTGATGGAGTGCCTCAATAG